A portion of the Mesotoga infera genome contains these proteins:
- a CDS encoding diguanylate cyclase: protein MGVCRRDLFDSLESIFSYMSVEGRHVTKLCDVLMMAGKSLCADRLALYEFKDTPDGSLFTRQTCEWKSETKQVARILSGRTGERQNRWIERILEEKKDGIISERSGGAVVIVNSLGTAGFALVCEDKSLDRDWTEDEKGFLRCLISFISLSGEKQPSEEALHGEEVLLKERLLRSDELLKNFEGNVLDILAVADRKLIFTYVSPSAVNTIGFTPEELVGTKAFDLIDRRDVERVIEESKKLATEKKHGSFRYRTRTKSGRMLWMETAVSPLLKDDEIEGWTMSSREVTSEVKLQAELRTRDSMMVFMNDLYVLVFSGDNLQEAASKIVNRAYEEKGIVGCRIIFSEEDPFDLKVSRGNTEIFPMDVKGDPEVLRKLSGNHILLEDIVCDGIEMRYVCIALESNNEVIGAFESVTERVTGLTEESIDLYRLIGTTISLSLNKIKNFVTIKRSHITSESLRKATEAITKDLNMNTVIESIVGGLRQVIPFYSAAVELIDSDQLLIVGGSWPGRDSFLGTRFTMEVGSPGYDVVKKKRIVLAEYAQKRYHQFNKPDFAFIKSWMGVPLLIEDESIGMIAVDSEIERAFRKRHLEALKAFADIAAIGINNARLHEEVRDLSIRDYLTGVYNRRGLFELGEREIEKAKRYGTRMGLIMFDVDNFKKLNDKMGHLGGDYVLKRVAQICCKILRAADIFGRYGGDEFIVILPMTDAKRTEEAALRILRSFRETDIEYNGVPLEVSASLGIASLVGQEDELEEMIKRADNNLYVSKSSGGDKVTGGTESDK from the coding sequence ATGGGTGTTTGTAGACGCGATTTGTTTGATTCGTTGGAGTCAATCTTTTCTTATATGTCTGTTGAGGGACGGCACGTAACGAAGCTGTGCGATGTTCTAATGATGGCCGGAAAGTCGCTTTGTGCCGATCGTCTTGCGCTCTACGAGTTCAAGGATACGCCGGATGGGTCTCTTTTCACGAGACAAACCTGCGAATGGAAGAGCGAAACGAAACAAGTCGCAAGAATTCTCAGCGGAAGAACAGGAGAGAGGCAAAATCGCTGGATTGAGAGAATCTTAGAAGAGAAGAAAGATGGAATCATCTCAGAGAGATCCGGGGGCGCAGTAGTCATAGTCAATTCACTGGGTACAGCCGGATTCGCTCTGGTTTGCGAAGACAAGTCTCTGGACAGAGATTGGACGGAAGATGAGAAAGGCTTCTTGAGGTGCTTGATCAGTTTTATTTCTCTCAGTGGTGAAAAACAGCCTTCTGAAGAGGCTCTCCATGGTGAAGAAGTGCTGCTGAAGGAGAGATTACTGAGAAGCGACGAATTGCTAAAGAATTTTGAGGGCAATGTTCTGGACATTCTTGCAGTGGCTGATAGAAAATTGATCTTCACTTACGTGTCGCCTTCTGCGGTGAATACAATTGGATTCACCCCGGAGGAGTTGGTAGGAACAAAGGCATTTGATCTGATTGATCGGAGAGATGTTGAAAGGGTCATTGAGGAATCGAAGAAGCTGGCCACGGAGAAAAAACATGGTTCCTTCAGGTATAGAACAAGGACAAAAAGCGGCAGAATGTTATGGATGGAAACGGCTGTCAGTCCTCTGCTTAAGGATGATGAAATAGAAGGTTGGACTATGTCTTCGAGAGAAGTTACAAGCGAAGTGAAGCTCCAGGCTGAATTGAGGACTAGAGACAGTATGATGGTCTTCATGAACGATTTGTATGTCTTAGTTTTTAGCGGAGACAACCTCCAAGAAGCTGCTTCGAAGATTGTGAACCGCGCTTACGAAGAAAAGGGAATAGTGGGTTGCAGAATTATCTTCAGTGAAGAGGATCCCTTTGATCTAAAGGTTTCAAGAGGCAATACGGAAATCTTCCCAATGGACGTAAAAGGTGATCCCGAAGTTCTAAGGAAGCTCAGCGGCAATCACATACTTCTGGAAGACATAGTCTGTGATGGAATCGAAATGAGGTACGTGTGTATAGCACTTGAGTCAAACAATGAGGTCATCGGAGCTTTTGAAAGTGTTACAGAGAGGGTAACCGGCTTAACCGAGGAGAGTATAGACCTCTACAGGCTCATAGGCACCACCATTTCTCTTTCACTCAATAAGATAAAGAACTTCGTGACGATTAAGAGGAGTCACATCACTTCTGAATCTTTGAGAAAGGCGACCGAAGCGATTACAAAAGACCTTAACATGAACACTGTGATTGAATCCATAGTTGGGGGACTCAGACAGGTCATTCCATTCTACAGCGCAGCGGTTGAGCTAATCGATAGCGACCAGCTGCTGATAGTAGGTGGCAGCTGGCCGGGGAGAGACTCTTTCCTTGGAACGAGGTTTACAATGGAGGTTGGAAGTCCTGGATATGATGTTGTCAAGAAGAAACGGATAGTCCTGGCCGAATATGCTCAGAAGAGATACCATCAGTTCAACAAACCGGATTTCGCTTTCATAAAATCCTGGATGGGTGTACCCCTTCTTATTGAAGATGAATCTATTGGAATGATTGCCGTTGACAGCGAGATCGAAAGAGCTTTCAGGAAGAGGCATTTGGAAGCTTTGAAAGCATTTGCAGATATTGCTGCAATAGGTATAAATAACGCCCGCCTTCACGAGGAGGTAAGAGATCTTTCAATAAGGGACTACCTTACAGGCGTATACAACAGGAGAGGTCTTTTCGAGCTGGGAGAAAGGGAAATCGAAAAGGCAAAGCGCTATGGAACTAGGATGGGCTTGATAATGTTTGATGTTGATAACTTCAAGAAGCTAAACGACAAAATGGGCCATCTCGGTGGCGATTATGTTTTGAAGAGAGTAGCACAAATTTGCTGCAAGATTTTGAGGGCGGCCGACATATTTGGGCGGTACGGTGGAGATGAGTTCATAGTAATACTGCCAATGACCGACGCGAAACGCACTGAAGAAGCGGCGCTTAGAATACTCCGTTCATTTCGGGAAACGGATATTGAGTACAATGGAGTTCCGTTGGAGGTTAGTGCCAGCCTCGGCATAGCAAGTCTAGTGGGTCAGGAAGACGAGCTTGAAGAAATGATCAAGAGAGCAGACAATAATCTGTATGTCTCGAAGAGTTCCGGGGGAGATAAAGTTACTGGGGGAACAGAAAGTGACAAGTAG